Proteins encoded by one window of Ascochyta rabiei chromosome 1, complete sequence:
- a CDS encoding mitochondrial acyl carrier protein, with product MFRTALLRSARSAVRAAPRCQASIARPARAFVQPKQITPAAYFQAVRSYASSAGLSQEEVVGRIMDLLKNFDKVQDASKLNGESHFHNDLGLDSLDTVEVVMAIEEEFSIEIPDKQADAIHSVKQAVEYILAQPDAH from the exons ATGTTCCGCACAGCTCTCCTCAGGTCCGCAAGGTCCGCCGTCCGCGCCGCTCCCCGATGCCAGGCCTCAATTGCCCGCCCGGCGCGCGCCTTCGTCCAGCCCAAGCAGATCACTCCCGCCGCATACTTCCAGGCCGTACGAAGCTACGCCTCCAGCGCCGGTCTGTCGCAAGAAGAGGTCGTGGGCAGGATAATGGACCTGCTGAAGAACTTCGACAAG GTCCAGGACGCCTCGAAG CTCAACGGCGAGTCGCACTTCCACAACGACCTCGGTCTTGACAGCCTCGACACTGTAGAGGTCGTCATGGCGATTGAAGAG GAGTTCAGCATTGAGATCCCAGATAAGCAGGCCGACGCCATCCACAGCG TCAAGCAAGCAGTGGAGTACATCCTCGCCCAGCCTGACG CTCACTAA
- a CDS encoding Vacuolar protein sorting-associated protein 74 has product MASTSGVVRRRGAGAATGSAEDEGARVASPAPRNDRDRAPETSYEDSENGHKIAFDPRDISENAERSKQPKLTLMEEIILMGLKDKQGYLSFWNDNISYALRGCIVIELAFRGRISMQKDSSRRRFPLADRVIEVIDDTLTGEVLLDEALKMMKSSEKMSVNSWIDLMSGETWNLMKIGYQLKQVRERLCKGLVDKGILRTEKKNFLLFDMATHPVAEGAAKDEIRRRVRNLLTNRTVVLPGSQFLPEELEFRTLRTVAMVCAAYAANVLENALTTLGHEARERAFAQVDELLAEYSQWPFARRAGGGQGVGANLGQLINDEINSGKDKELQIEVVAACLSVFTRLDSLL; this is encoded by the exons ATGGCTTCGACGTCCGGCGTGGTGCGCCGAAGAGGAGCTGGTGCGGCGACAGGCAGTGCCGAGGACGAAGGCGCCCGCGTGGCTTCACCTGCACCCCGTAACGACCGCGACCGCGCGCCAGAAACATCGTACGAGGACTCAGAGAACGGCCACAAGATTGCGTTTGACCCGCGGGACATCAGCGAGAATGCCGAGCGTAGCAAGCAGCCCAAGCTGACGCTCATGGAGGAGATTATCCTCATGGGTCTGAAGGACAAGCAG GGCTACCTTTCCTTCTGGAACGACAACATTTCATACGCACTGCGCGGATGCATCGTCATAGAATTGGCCTTCAGGGGCCGCATAAGCATGCAGAAGGACTCGTCGCGGCGGCGCTTCCCTCTCGCAGACCGGGTGATTGAGGTGATTGACGACACGCTGACAGGAGAAGTGCTACTGGACGAGGCCCTCAAGATGATGAAGTCAAGCGAGAAGATGAGTGTCAACTCGTGGATCGACCTCATGAGCG GCGAGACGTGGAACCTCATGAAGATTGGCTACCAGCTGAAGCAAGTCCGCGAGCGTCTCTGCAAGGGCCTTGTCGACAAGGGCATCCTGCGCACCGAAAAGAAGAACTTCCTCCTGTTCGACATGGCCACACATCCCGTCGCAGAGGGCGCCGCAAAGGACGAGATCAGGCGCCGAGTCCGCAACCTCCTCACCAACCGCACCGTCGTCCTTCCTGGCAGCCAGTTCCTGCCGGAGGAGCTCGAGTTCAGAACGCTGCGAACCGTCGCCATGGTCTGCGCTGCCTACGCTGCAAACGTGCTCGAGAACGCTCTTACTACGCTCGGACATGAGGCGAGGGAGCGCGCATTCGCTCAGGTCGACGAGCTGCTGGCAGAGTACTCGCAATGGCCGTTTGCCAGGAGAGCAGGCGGTGGACAGGGTGTGGGTGCCAACCTGGGCCAGCTCATCAACGACGAGATCAACTCTGGCAAGGACAAAGAGCTACAGATAGAG GTGGTCGCAGCGTGTCTGAGCGTCTTTACAAGGCTAGACTCTCTCCTATGA
- a CDS encoding SWI/SNF chromatin-remodeling complex subunit encodes MPSPTGADAHAHTHAHAPTPQDSSHSQNGASLQNGAVQQPTNASSAASSFDAPGDNNAIRDGKQKAKAVLAASGLNMESPTADAANGASRKRSHSGSRKPSAAAHELTDGQKTRQTALLNRYIARDLLDSVNKYERSKYSEQVYGELNDLRDFYREEVFPVRRQHPGAIFGYGYGGYGNGITDTQTNPRDPRSQLPQLLYPNQAKRAGRRAAPQLKVDREKGTQQAEQVEELVPVRLDIELDRLKLRDTFTWNLHDRVTDPLLVARTLVEDFQIPPELHQSVIHQVDREIREQIQDYYPHAFFDDEPLDPQQSYSAYKNDEMRILIKLNITIGQHTLVDQFEWEINNVLNSPEAFARQMAADLSLSGEFITAIAHSIREQCQMFTKSLYITGHPFDGRPVEDVDIHDNFLASPLPSVFRPMQSTKDFQPYLYELSHAELERAELSIMREQRRQKRSVNRRGGPALPDLKDRQRTVRTLVVSSVLPGAAETLEESHLFKATRKAREGRRRGVEDDSDDSDSDDSVMESPAPAQITGGTARTRGMRGAAVSAQAAMRSAIGRSATPEIAQLQQETREAARTTRSLRYEAREESVPEPITLIVKLRISSAKLREWQKNPRAFAKPASTPMMAPTSLPARGTPGANSMPPPPSPAMATSSKPSEASPRPPSTPTPKPQPKQWQYKPDGSLEAPWPAPAQSQTPPSPPWLQQALQDLRDRNPDHKFESTMRYVVMNEAHENRETGKIESKAVKLDGLFPSDPLPPNHKSYYLPRIRCQDCPGKLYNAGPGQTVTNFELHLKNRQHMSNVSSRIGRPVS; translated from the exons ATGCCATCTCCCACCGGCGCtgacgcccacgcccacacccacgcccacgcccccACACCGCAAGACTCGTCGCATTCGCAAAACGGCGCGTCCCTCCAGAACGGCGCGGTCCAGCAGCCCACCAATGCTTCCTCTGCCGCCTCGAGCTTCGATGCGCCGGGCGACAACAACGCGATCCGCGACGGCAAGCAAAAGGCAAAGGCAGTCCTCGCTGCCTCGGGCCTGAACATGGAATCCCCTACCGCAGACGCCGCCAATGGCGCGTCACGCAAGCGCTCGCATTCGGGCTCGCGCAAGCCCTCGGCCGCCGCCCACGAGCTCACCGACGGGCAGAAGACGCGGCAGACGGCGCTGCTCAATCGCTACATCGCCCGCGATCTGCTGGACAGCGTCAACAAGTACGAGCGCAGCAAGTACTCCGAGCAGGTCTACGGCGAACTGAACGACCTCCGTGACTTCTACCGCGAAGAAGTCTTCCCAGTGCGCCGACAGCACCCCGGCGCCATCTTTGGATACGGCTACGGTGGCTACGGCAATGGCATCACCGACACGCAGACAAATCCCAGGGACCCACGCTCCCAGCTGCCACAGCTTCTGTATCCCAACCAGGCCAAGCGCGCCGGCCGACGTGCGGCGCCGCAGTTGAAAGTGGACCGGGAGAAGGGCACGCAACAGGCCGAACAGGTCGAGGAACTGGTTCCAGTGCGCCTGGACATTGAGTTGGACAGACTGAAGCTGCGGGACACGTTCACGTGGAACCTGCATGATCGCGTCACAGACCCTCTGCTGGTCGCACGGACGCTCGTCGAAGACTTCCAAATCCCCCCCGAGCTGCACCAGAGCGTAATACACCAGGTCGATCGCGAAATCCGCGAACAGATCCAGGATTACTACCCGCATGCCTTCTTCGACGACGAACCTCTCGACCCCCAACAATCGTACTCGGCATACAAGAACGACGAGATGCGCATATTGATCAAGCTGAACATCACAATCGGACAGCATACGCTCGTGGACCAGTTTGAGTGGGAGATTAACAACGTGTTGAATTCGCCAGAGGCTTTTGCAAGACAGATGGCTGCCGATCTTTCACTCAGTGGAGAATTCATAACAGCAATCGCGCACTCGATCCGAGAGCAGTGCCAGATGTTCACAAAGAGTCTGTATATCACCGGCCATCCTTTTGACGGACGGCCAGTGGAAGACGTAGACATTCACGACAACTTCCTCGCGTCTCCGTTACCGTCGGTGTTCCGCCCTATGCAATCGACAAAGGACTTCCAGCCCTACTTGTATGAGCTGAGCCATGCTGAATTGGAACGTGCAGAGTTATCCATCATGCGCGAACAGCGACGACAGAAACGATCAGTCAACCGACGCGGAGGGCCCGCCTTGCCGGATCTCAAGGACCGCCAACGGACTGTTCGCACCTTGGTCGTCTCTTCTGTTCTTCCTGGCGCAGCTGAAACACTCGAGGAGAGCCACCTATTCAAGGCAACGCGGAAAGCGAGAGAAGGCCGGAGGCGTGGTGTTGAAGATGATTCAGATGACTCTGATAGTGACGACTCAGTGATGGAATCACCGGCACCTGCGCAAATCACTGGAGGGACTGCACGGACACGGGGCATGCGCGGGGCCGCTGTATCAGCACAAGCAGCGATGAGGTCGGCCATAGGGCGGTCGGCAACCCCAGAAATCGCTCAGCTTCAACAAGAGACTCGCGAGGCGGCCCGCACGACAAGATCGTTGAGGTACGAAGCACGAGAAGAGAGCGTACCGGAGCCCATTACGCTTATTGTCAAGCTTCGCATATCGTCTGCCAAGCTCAGAGAGTGGCAGAAAAATCCTAGGGCATTCGCGAAGCCTGCATCCACTCCCATGATGGCACCTACATCCTTACCGGCGCGAGGCACACCAGGCGCCAACTCCATGCCCCCTCCCCCTTCTCCAGCCATGGCAACAAGCTCAAAACCTTCCGAAGCATCTCCCCGACCACCTTCCACACCTACACCTAAACCTCAACCGAAACAATGGCAGTATAAGCCCGATGGGTCACTGGAGGCGCCATGGCCAGCGCCCGCTCAGTCACAGACA ccCCCATCCCCACCATGGCTGCAACAAGCCCTCCAAGACCTCCGCGACCGCAACCCTGATCACAAATTCGAGTCCACCATGCGCTACGTTGTCATGAACGAGGCGCACGAGAACCGCGAAACGGGCAAGATCGAGTCCAAAGCCGTCAAACTCGACGGTCTATTCCCCAGCGACCCCCTGCCGCCGAATCACAAGTCTTACTACCTCCCAAGGATACGCTGCCAGGACTGCCCAGGGAAGCTCTACAATGCCGGGCCCGGACAAACGGTGACGAATTTCGAACTGCATCTCAAGAACAGGCAACACATGAGCAACGTATCGAGCAGAATCGGACGACCGGTTTCTTAG
- a CDS encoding Methionyl aminopeptidase — protein MAEAQVVDYTLANPDTLTKYKVAADISQKVLKEVSGWISEGASIVELCERGDKLLEEEVGKVYRGKKIPKGVGHCTTISPSSYVTPYTPLKSDAEESGATLKAGEVVKIQLGAQIDGFAAIVCDNVVVGASGEITGAEADLLLGTYYANELLLRLMVPPGLVAHGDEEEQKKNAARKPYTQGQMTQMLEKVAKAYGCNVVESTTIWQFEHNEIESKKKIILSPGEGVRGEGLPEVGEVWGVEVGLSLGSGKIKNNGQRTTLHRRTANTFGLKRPTSRQLLSEVVKRFGTFPFSLRQIEDEKVAKVGVVECVRGGVLRQYEVVVEKDSKPVARLFSTVAVTKNGLQRLAQPPALDLEKVKSDKKIEDEEILKILEQPIGKTSIKKNKKKKKKPAKKAAAGETAAAEEESDDE, from the exons ATGGCTGAGGCACAGGTAGTCG ACTACACGCTCGCGAACCCGGACACCTTGACCAAGTACAAGGTCGCCGCCGACATCTCCCAGAAGGTCCTCAAGGAAGTCTCCG GATGGATCTCTGAGGGCGCCAGCATCGTCGAGCTCTGCGAGCGCGGTGACAAGCTCCTCGAGGAGGAGGTTGGCAAGGTCTACAGGGGAAAAAAGATTCCCAAGGGCGTTGGCCACTGCACCACCATCTCACCCAGCTCTTACGTTACACCGTACACTCCCCTCAAGTCCGATGCTGAGGAGTCTGGCGCCACACTGAAGGCCGGCGAGGTCGTCAAGATCCAGCTTGGTGCCCAGATTGATGGCTTCGCCGCCATTGTTTGCGACAACGTTGTCGTTGGCGCATCCGGCGAGATCACCGGAGCGGAGGCGGATCTTTTGTTGGGTACATACTACGCAAACGAGCTTCTCCTGAGACTGATGGTCCCTCCCGGTCTTGTCGCACACGGcgacgaggaggagcagaagaagaacgCCGCTCGCAAGCCTTACACACAGGGCCAGATGACCCAGATGCTCGAGAAGGTCGCCAAGGCATACGGCTGCAACGTCGTCGAGAGCACTACCATCTGGCAGTTCGAGCACAACGAGATCGAgtctaagaagaagatcaTCCTCTCCCCTGGCGAGGGTGTCCGTGGTGAGGGCCTTCCTGAGGTCGGCGAGGTCTGGGGTGTTGAGGTTGGTCTTTCGCTCGGAAGCGGAAAGATCAAGAACAATGGCCAAAGGACCACTCTCCACCGCCGCACAGCCAACACTTTCGGCCTCAAGCGCCCTACCTCAAGACAGCTACTGTCTGAGGTTGTCAAGAGGTTCGGTACTTTCCCCTTCTCTCTGCGCCAGATCGAGGACGAGAAGGTCGCCAAGGTCGGTGTCGTAGAGTGCGTTCGTGGTGGTGTCCTCCGCCAGTATGAGGTTGTTGTCGAGAAGGACAGCAAGCCCGTTGCTAGGCTGTTCTCCACCGTCGCCGTTACCAAGAATGGTCTCCAGCGTCTGGCCCAGCCCCCTGCCTTGGACCTCGAGAAGGTCAAGTCCGACAAGAAGATCGAGGATGAAGAGATTCTCAAGATTCTTGAGCAGCCCATTGGCAAAACCTCCAtcaagaagaacaagaagaagaagaagaagcccgCCAAGAAGGCTGCTGCCGGCGAGACGGCTGCTGCTGAGGAGGAGAGCGACGACGAGTAA
- a CDS encoding Asparagine--tRNA ligase translates to MADATYYIDEDVGHDSPEQTGDESLPYKSLGYAIYQKGEAAKFKTRKSVTGELAAGADPSSRMEWKDAAKSALKKAVNYAKTLKKKAEKEGEQLALRAKEQAARNEVLEEAKKVVLDEDRSLPAPIKIKLDDTDASKITLGDGKDVKGTRVRVFGRVHRERKQSKVLFITLRDGYGYMQVVLTGKLAETYDALTLTRETSMEILGELRQVPAGAHAPNDRELHADFYRVPSIWKAAGGDDAITNRVSKDTEHATLLDLRHLTLRGETASKVMIVRDAVEFAFNQVYKELRLRKVSPPALVQTQVEGGATLFKFGYYNEEAYLTQSSQLYLETCLPSMGDVYCIEKSFRAEKSLTRRHLAEYTHIEAELDYINFDDLLTHLEEVMCRVLEVATSDPVIKQHIMDLNPEFQMPERPFKRMKYQDAIDWLVEHNIENEDGEPHKFGDDIAEAAERRMTDIINKPIFLTHFPAEIKAFYMLKDSEDPRVTESVDCLMPGVGEIVGGSMRMDDNDELMAAFAREGIDPSAYYWYTDQRKYGSSPHGGYGLGLERFLAWLCKQHTVRDCCLYPRYFGRCKP, encoded by the exons ATGGCGGACGCTACCTACTACATTGACGAAGACGTCGGTCACGACAGCCCCGAGCAGACAGGCGACGAGAGCCTGCCCTACAAGTCGCTCGGATATGCCATCTACCAGAAAGGCGAGGCCGCCAAGTTCAAGACACGAAAGAGCGTGACGGGCGAGCTGGCCGCGGGCGCTGATCCGTCGTCGCGCATGGAGTGGAAGGATGCCGCCAAGTCAGCCTTAAAGAAGGCGGTCAACTACGCGAAGACGCTGAAGAAAAAGGCAGAGAAGGAGGGTGAGCAGCTGGCCCTGCGCGCAAAGGAGCAGGCTGCCCGCAACGAGGTCCTCGAGGAGGCCAAAAAGGTTGTGCTCGACGAGGACAGGAGTCTGCCGGCGCCCATCAAGATCAAGCTCGACGACACAGACGCGAGCAAGATCACACTGGGCGACGGCAAGGACGTCAAGGGCACACGCGTCAGAGTTTTTGGACGTGTGCACCGTGAGCGTAAGCAGAGCAAGGTCCTGTTCATCACATTAAGAGATGGATACGGCTACATGCAGGTTGTCCTCACCGGCAAGCTGGCCGAGACCTACGACGCCCTCACCCTGACCCGCGAAACCTCGATGGAGATCCTCGGTGAGCTGAGGCAGGTCCCTGCCGGCGCCCACGCCCCTAACGACCGCGAGCTTCACGCCGATTTCTACAGAGTTCCATCAATCTGGAAGGCAGCGGGTGGCGATGACGCCATCACCAACCGCGTCTCCAAGGACACCGAGCACGCGACACTGCTCGACCTCCGCCATCTCACCCTGCGTGGCGAGACTGCCTCCAAGGTCATGATCGTCCGCGATGCTGTCGAGTTTGCTTTCAACCAGGTCTACAAAGAGCTCCGCCTGCGCAAGGTCTCGCCTCCAGCGCTCGTCCAGACTCAGGTCGAAGGCGGCGCAACACTCTTCAAGTTTGGGTATTACAACGAAGAAGCGTACCTGACGCAATCCTCGCAGCTCTATCTCGAAACCTGCCTCCCCTCCATGGGCGATGTATACTGTATCGAGAAGTCGTTCCGCGCTGAAAAGTCCCTCACCCGCCGCCATCTGGCAGAGTACACGCACATTGAGGCCGAGCTCGACTACATCAACTTTGACGACTTGCTCACCCACTTGGAAGAAGTCATGTGCCGCGTCCTCGAGGTCGCCACGTCTGACCCTGTGATCAAGCAGCACATCATGGACCTCAACCCGGAGTTCCAGATGCCCGAACGGCCCTTCAAGCGCATGAAGTACCAGGACGCGATTGACTGGCTCGTCGAGCACAACATCGAGAACGAAGACGGCGAGCCGCACAAGTTTGGCGACGATATTGCTGAGGCAGCCGAGCGCAGGATGACAGACATCATCAACAAACCCATCTTCCTGACACACTTCCCCGCCGAGATCAAGGCCTTCTACATGCTCAAGGACAGCGAGGACCCGCGTGTTACCGAGTCCGTCGACTGCCTGATGCCCGGTGTTGGCGAGATTGTAGGAGGAAGCATGAGGAtggacgacaacgacgagcTCATGGCCGCCTTTGCAAGAGAGGGCATCGATCCCTCGGCATACTACTGGTACACAGACCAGCGCAA GTACGGTTCCTCCCCGCACGGCGGCTACGGTCTAGGACTCGAGCGCTTCCTTGCATGGCTGTGCAAGCAGCACACCGTGAGGGACTGCTGCCTTTACCCGCGCTACTTCGGCCGCTGCAAGCCCTGA